A genomic region of Kribbella sp. NBC_00382 contains the following coding sequences:
- a CDS encoding NCS1 family nucleobase:cation symporter-1 has translation MTDLAQHIVYDPRLTNEDLAPLKEQSWSAYNIFAFWMSDVHSVGGYLTAGSLFALGLTSWQVFICLIAGICIVQFFCNLVAKPSQLAGVPYPVISRVSFGVRGANIAAIIRGLIAVAWYGVQTFLAAAALNIVFLKLWPGLAPWADVTQHGFLGLSALGYVGFAILWVAQAALFWRGMETIRKFIDMAGPAVYVTMLLLCAYLLVKADFTIDLNLSDHRLSGWTTVGTMLGAIALVVSYFSGPMLNFGDFSRYGKSFTAVKKGNLWGLPLNFIFFSLLTVITAAATVPVYGELITDPIETVQRIDSTFAILLGAATFVTATVGINIVANFISPAFDFSNVSPQRISWRMGGMIAAVGSVILTPWNWYNNDTAIHYTLGILGALIGPLFGILIADFYLIRKQKLVVDDMFTMDEGGEYYYAKGYNPCAVKSVIAAGLVAVASVLVPRWLDTALWISDYSWFIGCGVGFATYSVLAKRAHVAGSGLTAVPEEVA, from the coding sequence ATGACTGACCTGGCCCAGCACATTGTTTACGACCCTCGACTCACGAACGAGGATCTGGCGCCGCTGAAGGAGCAGTCCTGGAGTGCGTACAACATCTTCGCCTTCTGGATGTCCGACGTTCACAGTGTCGGCGGCTATCTGACCGCGGGCAGTCTGTTCGCGCTCGGCCTGACCAGCTGGCAGGTGTTCATCTGCCTGATCGCCGGTATCTGTATCGTGCAGTTCTTCTGCAACCTCGTGGCCAAGCCGAGCCAGCTCGCGGGCGTCCCGTACCCCGTGATCAGCCGAGTCTCCTTCGGTGTCCGAGGTGCCAACATCGCGGCCATCATCCGCGGCCTGATCGCGGTCGCCTGGTACGGCGTACAGACGTTTCTGGCCGCCGCGGCGCTCAACATCGTGTTCCTCAAGCTCTGGCCGGGCCTGGCGCCCTGGGCCGACGTCACGCAACACGGCTTCCTCGGCCTGTCCGCCCTCGGGTACGTCGGTTTCGCCATCCTCTGGGTAGCCCAGGCGGCCCTGTTCTGGCGAGGCATGGAGACCATCCGCAAGTTCATCGACATGGCCGGCCCCGCGGTCTACGTCACCATGCTGCTGCTCTGCGCCTACCTGCTCGTCAAGGCCGACTTCACCATCGACCTGAACCTGTCGGACCACCGGCTCTCAGGCTGGACCACGGTCGGCACGATGCTCGGCGCGATCGCGCTCGTGGTGTCCTACTTCTCCGGGCCGATGCTGAACTTCGGTGACTTCTCCCGCTACGGCAAGAGCTTCACGGCAGTGAAGAAGGGCAATCTGTGGGGCTTGCCGCTCAACTTCATCTTCTTCTCCCTGCTGACGGTCATCACCGCTGCCGCCACCGTCCCGGTCTACGGCGAACTGATCACCGATCCGATCGAGACCGTGCAGCGGATCGACAGCACCTTCGCGATCCTGCTCGGCGCCGCCACCTTCGTCACGGCCACCGTCGGTATCAACATCGTGGCGAACTTCATCTCGCCGGCCTTCGACTTCTCCAACGTCAGTCCGCAACGCATCAGCTGGCGGATGGGCGGCATGATTGCGGCGGTGGGCTCGGTCATCCTGACACCGTGGAACTGGTACAACAACGACACCGCCATCCACTACACACTGGGCATTCTCGGCGCGCTGATCGGTCCGCTGTTCGGCATCCTGATCGCCGACTTCTACCTGATCCGAAAGCAGAAACTGGTCGTGGACGACATGTTCACGATGGACGAAGGCGGCGAGTACTACTACGCCAAGGGCTACAACCCGTGCGCAGTGAAGTCGGTCATCGCCGCCGGTCTCGTAGCAGTCGCTTCGGTCCTTGTCCCCCGCTGGCTCGATACGGCGTTGTG
- a CDS encoding isocitrate lyase/PEP mutase family protein, protein MSDLAAKASELLRLHHTGDTLVLPTVWDAWSARAVVEAGFPALSIGSHPLANSRGQEDNEGMTLADALDGIRRITAAVDVPVTADVESGYDTPAAELVERVLEAGAVGINVEDTVHSEGRLRDVQEHADYIGALRAAADEAAVELVINARTDAFLGKVEKFDDPLAEAVRRSQACEVAGARCVYPVKIPNAKSLDVLLAALSGPLNVTAHPVDGAPSGSFEDLKEAGVQRITFGPLLQLALTKKLTKLVKPWQ, encoded by the coding sequence ATGAGTGACCTCGCCGCAAAGGCCAGCGAGCTACTCCGGCTTCATCACACCGGCGACACGCTGGTACTGCCGACCGTCTGGGATGCCTGGTCGGCTCGTGCAGTCGTCGAGGCCGGTTTCCCGGCGCTGAGCATCGGCAGTCACCCACTCGCCAACTCCCGCGGCCAGGAGGACAACGAGGGTATGACGCTGGCGGACGCGCTCGACGGGATCCGCCGGATCACTGCCGCGGTCGACGTACCGGTGACCGCTGATGTGGAGTCGGGGTACGACACCCCGGCGGCCGAGCTGGTCGAGCGGGTGCTGGAGGCCGGTGCCGTCGGCATCAATGTCGAGGACACCGTGCACAGTGAGGGCCGGTTGCGGGACGTACAGGAGCACGCCGACTACATCGGCGCCCTGCGCGCGGCGGCCGATGAGGCCGCCGTCGAGTTGGTCATCAACGCCCGCACGGACGCGTTCCTGGGCAAGGTAGAGAAGTTCGATGATCCCTTGGCTGAAGCGGTACGCCGGTCACAGGCGTGCGAGGTTGCAGGCGCCCGCTGCGTCTACCCGGTGAAGATCCCGAATGCCAAGAGCCTCGACGTGCTCTTGGCGGCGCTGTCCGGCCCGCTCAACGTGACCGCTCACCCGGTCGACGGAGCACCGTCGGGCTCGTTCGAGGATCTGAAGGAAGCGGGTGTCCAACGGATCACTTTTGGTCCGCTGCTGCAGCTTGCGCTGACGAAGAAGCTCACCAAGCTGGTCAAGCCCTGGCAATGA
- a CDS encoding GntR family transcriptional regulator, with amino-acid sequence MRRRSAFASRLVRTGGVGETPSLEGDLRRSVLTGDQQPGTPIAIDEVAAFFGVSPIPVREALKTLLAEGLVEHRPHIGYSVAKLTFSEFKELYDVRQALESAALRAAVSPAGAGHEERVRTAHEQLGAAVESGDSRSYDAAARRFHLALISASGMRRLVTMYESAWNITEPARPMSRVAEHDRAELHADHERMVEAFVAGDADALIAESNAHYDRLRIAISRFADDPDCFVDPE; translated from the coding sequence ATGCGTCGTCGGTCAGCGTTCGCCTCGCGGTTGGTGCGGACCGGCGGTGTGGGTGAAACGCCATCCCTGGAAGGCGACCTGAGGCGTTCCGTCCTGACCGGCGACCAGCAACCCGGGACGCCGATCGCCATCGACGAGGTTGCGGCCTTCTTCGGGGTCAGCCCGATCCCGGTCCGGGAGGCGCTCAAGACCCTACTCGCCGAAGGGCTTGTCGAGCATCGACCACATATCGGGTACAGCGTTGCCAAGTTGACGTTCAGCGAGTTCAAGGAGCTGTACGACGTTCGCCAGGCGCTCGAGTCGGCCGCCCTCCGTGCGGCGGTCAGCCCTGCCGGGGCGGGTCACGAGGAGCGGGTGCGTACGGCGCACGAGCAACTCGGTGCGGCCGTCGAGAGTGGCGACAGCCGTTCGTACGACGCTGCCGCACGCCGGTTTCACCTGGCGCTGATATCGGCGTCGGGCATGCGGCGGTTGGTCACGATGTACGAATCCGCCTGGAACATCACCGAACCCGCCAGGCCTATGTCCCGGGTGGCCGAGCACGACCGTGCGGAACTGCATGCCGATCACGAGCGGATGGTGGAAGCGTTCGTGGCCGGCGACGCGGATGCGCTGATCGCCGAGTCGAACGCCCACTACGACCGTCTCCGGATCGCCATCAGCCGGTTCGCCGACGACCCTGACTGCTTCGTCGACCCCGAGTAG